The Triticum aestivum cultivar Chinese Spring chromosome 7B, IWGSC CS RefSeq v2.1, whole genome shotgun sequence genome window below encodes:
- the LOC123161825 gene encoding MADS-box transcription factor 25-like isoform X2, protein MGRGKIAIERIDNTTNRQVTFSKRRGGLMKKARELAILCDADLALIVFSSTGRLYDFASSSGMEAILERYQEAKEEHCGVLNPTSEAKLWQREVTTLRQQVQNLHYNNRQLLGEELSGTSVRDLQFLVNQVEMSLHSIRKRKEQVMAAEIHELNQKGLLVQKENIELDKKLSIAHEQNIELRKQLSAAMKSSEQQASGSSSKAAAGLLLSTRVREPNIDLELRQQEHEDE, encoded by the exons atggggagGGGGAAGATTGCGATTGAGAGGATCGACAACACAACGAACCGTCAGGTGACCTTCTCCAAGCGGCGCGGAGGGCTGATGAAGAAGGCCCGGGAGCTTGCCATCCTCTGTGACGCCGATCTCGCACTCATCGTCTTCTCCAGCACGGGTCGCCTCTATGACTTCGCGAGCTCCAG TGGAATGGAGGCAATACTAGAGCGGTACCAGGAGGCAAAAGAGGAGCACTGCGGAGTGTTGAATCCAACATCTGAGGCAAAG TTATGGCAGAGGGAGGTTACAACCTTGAGGCAGCAAGTGCAAAACTTACACTACAATAATAG GCAATTGTTGGGAGAGGAGCTATCTGGTACCAGTGTTCGAGATCTGCAGTTTCTGGTGAACCAGGTTGAGATGAGCTTGCATTCCATAAGAAAGAGGAAG GAGCAAGTTATGGCTGCGGAGATCCACGAACTCAACCAAAAG GGATTGCTTGTTCAGAAGGAAAATATCGAACTTGACAAGAAGTTGAGTATTGCTCATGAGCAGAACATAGAGCTGCGGAAGCAG CTTTCCGCGGCCATGAAATCGAGTGAGCAGCAAGCCAGCGGAAGCAGCTCAAAAGCTGCTGCCGGATTATTGTTGTCTACTAGAGTACGTGAACCAAATATTGACCTTGAGTTGCGCCAGCAGGAGCATGAGGATGAATAA
- the LOC123161825 gene encoding MADS-box transcription factor 25-like isoform X1, whose protein sequence is MGRGKIAIERIDNTTNRQVTFSKRRGGLMKKARELAILCDADLALIVFSSTGRLYDFASSSGMEAILERYQEAKEEHCGVLNPTSEAKLWQREVTTLRQQVQNLHYNNRQLLGEELSGTSVRDLQFLVNQVEMSLHSIRKRKEQVMAAEIHELNQKGLLVQKENIELDKKLSIAHEQNIELRKQVRGAMDSHLSAAMKSSEQQASGSSSKAAAGLLLSTRVREPNIDLELRQQEHEDE, encoded by the exons atggggagGGGGAAGATTGCGATTGAGAGGATCGACAACACAACGAACCGTCAGGTGACCTTCTCCAAGCGGCGCGGAGGGCTGATGAAGAAGGCCCGGGAGCTTGCCATCCTCTGTGACGCCGATCTCGCACTCATCGTCTTCTCCAGCACGGGTCGCCTCTATGACTTCGCGAGCTCCAG TGGAATGGAGGCAATACTAGAGCGGTACCAGGAGGCAAAAGAGGAGCACTGCGGAGTGTTGAATCCAACATCTGAGGCAAAG TTATGGCAGAGGGAGGTTACAACCTTGAGGCAGCAAGTGCAAAACTTACACTACAATAATAG GCAATTGTTGGGAGAGGAGCTATCTGGTACCAGTGTTCGAGATCTGCAGTTTCTGGTGAACCAGGTTGAGATGAGCTTGCATTCCATAAGAAAGAGGAAG GAGCAAGTTATGGCTGCGGAGATCCACGAACTCAACCAAAAG GGATTGCTTGTTCAGAAGGAAAATATCGAACTTGACAAGAAGTTGAGTATTGCTCATGAGCAGAACATAGAGCTGCGGAAGCAGGTAAGAGGTGCCATGGATTCTCAT CTTTCCGCGGCCATGAAATCGAGTGAGCAGCAAGCCAGCGGAAGCAGCTCAAAAGCTGCTGCCGGATTATTGTTGTCTACTAGAGTACGTGAACCAAATATTGACCTTGAGTTGCGCCAGCAGGAGCATGAGGATGAATAA